The Alnus glutinosa chromosome 10, dhAlnGlut1.1, whole genome shotgun sequence DNA window ggaCACATGTTGATTTCTTATTAGGTATGGCGTAACAAATTAATAGATTTTGTTAATTTGATGGACGAAAAACGAATTTAGAGAGTGACTCGTAATTATAGTTTCATAATGATATTctctatgaactttttgtattAGGGATGTGTTATTTATACATCACATTATCCTACATCAATCATACACCAAGACACATCGAGTGTAGAACCTATGTATATGGGGCTCACATATATGAGACTCATATGCACGGGTCTTACACCCTATATGTCTTAGTGTAAAATTTATGTAGagtaatgtaatataaaaaaattattttcctttgcCTTGTAAGaaagtaatttataatttagtcCGACCATGAATCAATGGTCGCAACTaaccccttcattttttttttgaaaacccgCCGGCGTCAAAATCCCCCCATATCAGCTTTCTCAAACCACTCCCCCTATTTCCCCAAGTAATTTCAGCGTCAAAACCGGCGGTTTCCGAAGGTGAAGATCCGGGAGATGAGGGACGATATGCCGAAGTTCGAGCTGCGGGAGATGGACGCGAGCATGGCGAACGCGCTGCGATCTCGGACGTGCCGACGGTGGCAATCGACCTGGTGGAGATCGAGGTGAACTCGTCGATGCTCAACGACGAGTTCATCGCGCACCGCCTCGACCTCCTCCCGCTCACCAGCGACCTCGCCATGAGCATGCGCTTCTCGCGCGCCTGTTTTGGTAATGGCGACGGCCAGTACGAGTTCTGCTCCGTCGAGTTCCACCTCCGCGCCAAGTGCCTCTCAAACCAGTCCCTCGACGTCACCAGTAAGGACCTCTACAGCTCCTGACTACACCATCGTCCCCGTCGATTTCTCCGATCCCAATGACCCCGGCGAGCAGaggtaccatttttttttattaaaaataaattattattattatttgttattgaTTTTGGAAATGCTTTTGCTGGTTGGTTTTGAGAATTTACTGGGAATATTGTAGGGTCTACTTCAAGGAGTGCTGGAGCGAGCTACACTTTTATGTTTGGTGGAAATGAGACCATGAGTGATATATGATCACATTTTCTTATTACTTTTAGCGTTTTATGCTTTGGTCGCCTGCAGTTACTGTCACATTCATGTATGAACCAATGATTAGGATCAATGAAGACTTGATGGACACTTTGTCACTTGAGGAGAAAAGAAGTTGGGTTGAAATTAGTCTTACCAAAGTGTTCGACATAGACCATTAGGCCATTACCCAGCAGGTCGGTTGTTTTTgagttgcttaaaaaaaatggtaactCAAATCTGTTGTTTTTCTTGCATCTCTGTCTCTAGCAATATGTCTGAAGCTTTAAAATGTGGGTTTGTATATGTTCTATAAAGTGATTGTCTTGCATTGAGGATGCTATGAtgcacatttattttattttattttatattcttgtATGAAGTTATCATGTGTTTCTGTTCATAGAGAAGAAAGGTGAGGAAATGGAAACATGAAATTAGATGCCTTTTGTCACTAAGGGCAGAAAATGGAAACTTTTGTGCCATATTGTTGGGaccaacccttttttttaaaaaaaattaaattaaattaaattctgGGTTAAGTTTCAAAATTCTCAGATTTCATCTTGTTTGTGGATATCTCAATGTCTCCTGTTAATGTTCTGTAGTAGTTCTTGTGGCATCTGGCattctgtcattttttttactttttgttgtACCAATTGAGCTAAGGAGTGCCTTATATATCATCAATCCACCAAAATGCTGGGATCTTGGTTTTCAAGTACCTATTTCTTCTACTATTATTTCAAGAAATATTGAATAACATTTATCTTTGTAGACACAAACGCTAGCAATGATATTATTCGTAAATGTTAACAAATAATCAAAGCTGAGTGCTGGCAGTTTACTTCATATAAAGTATATGAAAAATGACTtatgcacaactgttgtgcaccaatcactccTCAAAGTACATACATAGCAGCTGTGGTATCTTGGTTACAGTTTTAGCTGGCCTACTAGTGCTGTCCAGCTGTCTGTCATAATATTCATGAGTGTGGGGCTAATCTAGTGTAAGTGTGgcattattttctttgtttggataGATCATCTGCTAGTTGATAGTTTAGTATCTAGATTCAAGAAATAAATAACTCCAAGGGGTTGGTTGAAGTGGTAAGGGCCTTAGTCTTAGTGGCTTTCCTATTACGTCTAAAGTTCAAATCTTCTTGGGTACAAATAATTTCTTGGGACCGGCCCACCAGTGAAGCTGGGGTAATATGACTGTGTAATGGATAAGAAAACCCGATAGGGGTAAATACACGAAATGACTctgccttggaggggttccgcgttattaaataataataaaaaataaaaaaagaagaagattcaaGAAATGATGTTAAATGTGGCAGCAAATGATTGAATTTGGTTATATGATTGTGTCTATTTGTTCGATATAGAGAGTAGTAATAATAAGTATACACCAGCATTTGAGTTAggcaaattaatgaaattatgtGATACTGTAAAGTTTATATTTAGATAGTGGATGATTCTGTTGATTGAACCTTGGTGTTACCTGGATTACTGATTTGCACAGCTCTTTGCTGCCTAAAATAGTGTCATACATGTTGCTTGCCAATTTCCTCACCCCACCTCCAACCCCACTGTTTTGTGGTATAATATCATCTCATGTCAATCTTCTTTCCTTGTCTTTAGACCCGCTTGACCATATATGTGAGGGACAAGATGGAACTGAGACATCAAATGGGGATGTACTAATCTTTCCAGACATGATTAGATACAGGTCAATTACTTTCTCATTTTGGTATTTGTTCAAATATTTTGTTCTCCCTGCAAATTTAGTACTTGATTTAGTTGAGTGAAAAATGCAGGAGATTGTCACATTTTGATGTTGACACCTTTGTTGAGGAAGTGCTTTTGAAGGATGGTGAATGGCTTCTCGGAACccctaaaacactaaaaagttTCATGTTTTTGTATCTTGTCATAGATCCCGGGATCGCCGTTGTGGAGTTTGTGGACCTTCCCTTATCAGTAGATTCAAAGACGTGATAGAATTATGTCTTCTTCCAAGTGTTTGTTAGCCCATGCTCAAACATTAGGGGCGGCATATGTATCATCTTACGGtgcatttgggattgcgattttgtgGGCAAAAAGTGCGactttaaaccaaattgcaaaaaataaaccgtttggaaattatgtttttaaaaaattgcgatttgaaaacgcagaaaattgctttttcaaattgcaggcaatggaatacttttttgaaaacgtagaattttaaaaactaatatgtaattttaaaggctaaacagCAATTTGCAAATgcttaactatgtttttaaaaattactttttaaatagcatattttgaaatcactatttttaaattgtactttttgaaatcgcaaacttaAACGGACCCTTAAAactagccatatatatatatatatatatatatatatatataaaagcactAGCTGAAAATAAGAGAGCCTCCATACAAACAAACCAGCAGGCTCAATCGCTTAGTCAAAGAGGCTAATAACTCATCCTGTAGCAAAACAAATTCGTAAGTCAGCAAAATAAACAAacctgtctatttttttttaataaaaaaaaaaatggaaaaagagaaTAGCAAGAACATAACAATCTAGCAATGTCAAAATAAAAGAACTTTTATCTCTGTCTATGTGCTTTCTTTCTCCATTTGGATTTGTACCTAGAAGGCTTCAGATTGAGTGAAGCACTACCAAATAGAAgcaatatataataatttgaaaacatagCATAGATGAAAAATATAGAAACAAGCAAATCCCTAAAAGAAACCTGCTTGCATAACCATACACAAAGAAATTTGGTTATCAACAATCAAACTATTATTGAGGACCGAAAAGTCGTCATAAATAATCACATATCGGTGGCAAATTTTATAGTTGTCACAAATACTACAGAATATAACAGTATTGGTGATGACTATTTTGTCGTCCCTAATATTAGGGTGcgaattttttgatattttttgtgGTGCAGATGTTGGGGAAACTTTTTGAAATATTGTCGCTAATATAGTTTTTCAAATAGATATTATACAATACATTACTATTAGCGATAATACATAAGCAATGTCAATATTGTCGTGACTAATagccaattatatatataaaaatctaCATTAGCGACGACTAGAGAGTCGTCATAAATAGCGATGTATCAACGACTTTGTAGTCTTTATTGATAtagttttataattaatataaaatatagaaAACCTATCGGCAATAACTATGTATTCTCCgcaaataattatatattagtgACGACTAGAGATAcattatttacatttttacttGATTAAGATAAATGGTTGATAACAATTCGCAAGGACTATAAAATAAAGCATCTATTATTCTATTCTTTAATTACAAAAGTTTTCATTCACTTCATtcatctttctttatatatatgtatatcctGAATAGTAATCCTTGCCCTATTGAATGGTTTTAAtagtaacaaaattttataaaatatatgttaAAATGGGAGAAGCGATATCGAAGATTGTTggccatttaatttttttatatattacatGAATTGTTGGCCATTAATAGACTTAACCTTTTTTGTTGGCAGCAATTAGATAGATTTACAAATGATTaaactaaattaacactttGTAAAGTTTATGGGTATGattacaaaaatgatgaaagatcgaGGATAGTAAgtgaagtttaaaaaaaaaaaaaaaatttacatggcATGGCCAGCCATGGCACGTCAGCTGATCAGCAGTGTGATTACTATTCATTCACAGCGGGGTGAAGAAATCTTAAATATTCAAATCTGATAATCCAATGGAATCATTAACAACATGTTCTAGTGCAACATCAGTACAAAACTCACATGAAACATTAGGTGGTGTCAAATGCAAGCAGTGGTCAATTCGGCTTTCCAACCAAGCCAGTCTCCTCTCAACACTTAAAACCCCAACATGCATAATCCGAGTGTCCACTTGAGCAACCCTGGCACAAGCACGAAGCAGAATGTAGTAATCTGCATGGGCAACATAAGTAAAGGCTCCTTCATCCTTCTTCCTCACATAGTGAAGGTAATCAAATCTTTTGATGTTGACCCTTGGTGGAATGTATAAGAATCTATTCTCTTCCATGTCTACTTTCATACGTTTGATGGTTTCATTTTTCAGAGTTTCAGCTGAAGCTTGGCCCTTGCGTTCTGAGCTTTGATCACCCTCTGAACTCTGAGAAGAATGATCACCACCATCCGAGCCCCCCTGTGAGTCATAAGTTCCATCATCTGAGGATTGGCACCCTTCATCTCTCATCTTCTTGTTATCATTAGACATATGGCTACTCCATTCTTTATTCTGGGATGTCTTTTGGTTAAAAGCACTACTACGTCCCTCTTCAAGAGGTTCTTTTGGCTCAGAATCCTGAAGTCAATGAAGTATTTTACAAGTTAGAAATAATAACAATTGGTGTTATTTCCAAGCTCAGACTGTTCTTGCCAAAGCAGTAGTTCATAATACACAATCCTATCCACAGCCcagaaaaacaaacacaaaatgaacCACTCTTAATTGCTGGCCCtcaatcaaagtttaaggtGCTAACAAATCTTGTCTTCTCAACCATTGAAGAGATGAGATATGTCATACAACCTTGAGATAAGATATCCATATGCAGGAACCATTTGAGTGAGACAGACCTTGGCAGAGGAAGGGGGGCCATGGGTTTGTGTATAATAGTGAAATTTAGAACCATAAATCATTCATGCCTATGACAAAGAGCAGAGTTAAAGCAAGTCCCTAGgtttagaattaaattttgatcctcAAGAGTAGAATAAATCAGATAtatcaaattataaaataagaaaGCATCTCCTTCAATAGCAAGCTTGCTTTGTGTTCTTGTATACTAAAAGAATTGGTACATTTAgccattttaattttaatgaaataataacttaaaaaagaagaagatatgatTTATGAGTTTAGGGTTAACTCGAGCACATTAATTGTACTGAAAATTGTTGCTTCATAATATGTTTTGGATTGCTCAATAACCAGGTAAAAGTGATCCGTGAAGCCTATTCCCGATTCAACTCCCAGAGGACTATAAACTTAAATTGGCTAGTGCAAAGTATTACTTAGCAAACTTCAAAGATTTATGAATCACGGGCACACATTTGGGGAGAAAAAATCATAACTATATCAAGCTGTAAATACCTTCTCTTTCTGATAAAAATCCcagaattcttctattaacctCCCTTCCTCGTGATTCTCAAATGACGGTTCTAATCCAGCAAAGGCCACATCCTTACAGTACTGGAGATATGTAGGTAAGTCCTTTGAATACTCTGTCAGTAAAACGTAAAAGGTTAATGACCGTGTAGCTGATTAtcttaaagattaaaaaaaggaaaagctcTTAGAAGTTTGAACGTTTAAAATATTAGCAAACAACCATCCTTACCGTAGGAGTCAGCAATCTCATTATATCTAGCTTCGAGCTTGTGCAGAAGCTCTGCAGCATCCAACTCAGATTTCTGAACTTCTGATGAGTTTCTATTAGAATTTGTGCCCAAATCATCTAGATTGTGGTAAGGTGAACCAGATACCCTACCCGAATCATCCCCCAAGTCGGAATCACAAGTGAGGTCCAACTTTCCTATCCGGTCCAATGTGGGGGATGAACCACCATGACTAGATAAACTCTTTTCCCATTCTCCAAATCCATGTATATTATATAGAATTCTTATTGCAACAATCAGTATCGACATCACACAAACACGTGAAGGAAGTCTCAACTCATTTGTTGATAACCATAAATCCGGAGGCATTGACCACTCATATATGCAGCAAGCATGAGGGAGAATCTTTTCCGTAGGAAGACATAATTTCTGCAGATAGCGGCAAGCAATTGCATAGAAGTTGACTGGAGGTAAATCCAAGCCTATGGACTGAGCAAGCAATGCTGCCAGCGATTCCAACTTCTGGAATGGAAGAGCCTGAGAAGGTTTAAACATAACATTTGAACTTATAGGGCAGGCACTCGATGGCCGTCCAATGTGTTTCTCGATTTCAACAAAGGCAGCAAAATATGGAAGCTTCCCTTCAATGGACCATTTCACTATGTCTGTTGGCAGGATTGCTTCCCTCGCGATATGACAAGCGAGAAATGAAACAGCCAAAGAGCAAGATAATGGGATCCTCTTCCTTAAGGATCTACACCAAATCATTACTGCTCGCTTACCATACATATTATGAGGTTCTGCTCTGTATTTAGCACGCGAGTTATGATCTTCCGGTTCTTCTGAAATCAAGGAAGAAATGTATTCTCTTATCAAGAAAACAGCCATAGCAGAATAACACCCACCTCGCTACCAATCATAAGCAAGTAATCAACA harbors:
- the LOC133879996 gene encoding TATA box-binding protein-associated factor RNA polymerase I subunit B codes for the protein MSDPEKWACNSCGNVGLEDGDDGFYYCVRCGARADDIIETAVAEEDFVEKGLDTGGALYLNSHRRRRNASTIKAEPLSQPLYDSPNPLFFWNTLTLDAEATPKTQRPIKKEEYFDDGAGPSGPEDFGGSSVKGVGPGFEDYYNEIRIRYVMGVQLMVQFQCEALVREFNASPLICGLAGTLWMRFVAGTGVFDDDWADQTIQDSEIQTPEEPEDHNSRAKYRAEPHNMYGKRAVMIWCRSLRKRIPLSCSLAVSFLACHIAREAILPTDIVKWSIEGKLPYFAAFVEIEKHIGRPSSACPISSNVMFKPSQALPFQKLESLAALLAQSIGLDLPPVNFYAIACRYLQKLCLPTEKILPHACCIYEWSMPPDLWLSTNELRLPSRVCVMSILIVAIRILYNIHGFGEWEKSLSSHGGSSPTLDRIGKLDLTCDSDLGDDSGRVSGSPYHNLDDLGTNSNRNSSEVQKSELDAAELLHKLEARYNEIADSYEYSKDLPTYLQYCKDVAFAGLEPSFENHEEGRLIEEFWDFYQKEKDSEPKEPLEEGRSSAFNQKTSQNKEWSSHMSNDNKKMRDEGCQSSDDGTYDSQGGSDGGDHSSQSSEGDQSSERKGQASAETLKNETIKRMKVDMEENRFLYIPPRVNIKRFDYLHYVRKKDEGAFTYVAHADYYILLRACARVAQVDTRIMHVGVLSVERRLAWLESRIDHCLHLTPPNVSCEFCTDVALEHVVNDSIGLSDLNI